ACATGGAGCAAGCCTTGCTACTTTGTGTAGTTTTACCACATAAGGTGTTTCCAAGTGCGCAAGATCTTTGTGTACTTTAACCTACAACAGACACGAAGAAAGTCAAATTTTACAATTTGGATGCCAAGGAAATTAACAAAGTCAGATAAGGATGCCAAGGTACATACATCATTATATAATTTGGTGCTTGTAATGGGTTGGAAAAAGCTCGTGTACCTGAGAGAATAAGAAATGTAATCAACAAAATAGAAAGCCCCCTTTGCGGCATCTAAATTTGAGCAGCAGCTGGTTAATGACATTCAATACTATTTTAAATCATTAGGCAAAAATCTAGTGAGCCAAATTTGTCTTGCGAACAGATACATTATACATACGATGATGGGATAGAGATGCCATCTGGTTTCAGAAATCTTTGAGCCCCATCTAGACACTCGGGAGAAAGTTCATTATCACCAAAAGAACCCAACAGCTCACTAACCTAAAATCAATGTAATAAAGCAGAGTAAATAACAAGATATAGAATCTAAACACAAGAAAACATCAGTCAGAAAGTTACCAAAATGTCAGCTTTCTCAGGGGCATCCCAATGACGCATGTCACTAGATACTATGGTAACAATATTTTCCCATCTTTCGAGTTTAACCAGGCTCTGGAGTCAAAAAAACGTTTATCATTCACAGCATCAGCGCTATTGCAGGAAAAAAATGTTATTAACTTTATATTTTAAAGCAAATCCAGTGTAAGAGAATGGATGAAGAAAATATCCTAACACAATAATAAAGGTCCTACAGGTTACAGCCACTCTCTTTGGCGGATATGTTTAAAATACTTGTGAAATATGTCTCCAATTGCTAAAGAAAAACTATGACATAACATTTGCCACAGCTGAGAAAGACTACTACAGTAAATGAAACactaaaaagtaaaaacattgAAAGATAGTAGAGAGACGTGTGACAATCATGCTGGGAATCGGCAAGCAAATAAGTGAAGCACCATACACAACAGATGAACAAGAGATTAGTTACAGCACACGACCACATAACCTCGCATAAGTTCCATCAAAGAAGTTAACAGAATCAGAACTTTTTCTAACCCAAAAGGCCAACTCGAAATTCACATTAAAATCATGTGACTAGCATGAGAATAAGTCTTTTTTCGATGTTGAACGATTTGAAATTCTCCCTAGGAAATAAAAGCAAAGTACATCAGAAATATGCAGATTGACATAGAATATAACCATCTCATAAATTGTAACATGTGAAATGGTATCATTGTATAACATGATGACATACCCAATTTCAGTTATTTAACTCCATTATATCGACTTTTTAAAATATAGGTGAAATTGTTAAATGGTTGCTCCAAATTAACATTTCATAAAATGAAGAATATTCTTAAAAGAGTATAGGTAAAGTACTGTGTAAAAGATAGTTAAAATATTGGATGAGTATATACAACTTACATGAAGAGTAATTACGGCATTGGGATTTTTCTCCACAGCAAAAACTTTTAATTTTCTGCCTGTTTCTTTAGCTGCCTGTGTAACAAAgataagaaagaaaaaatgaagTGATTTGAGTAACCAAAGAACATAACTGAtaagaaaattaaaatctaCACCTAATAAAACTTTATCCAAGCATAGTATGCACACAATACAAAAATCACAGTACATTGACTCAGGAAGCTAATGCTCCATTGACACCTATTAAATATGTTATCGGAATTagcaaggaattattttaaacatgtCATAGATGACTAAATAAGTAACTTTTGATTAGTTAGGACGTAAGATTTTATAAGAAAGGTAAATGTAGCAAATTGTAATGCATTGGGTATAGCCCGTAGAGGGGAAGGGACATTAGGAAGTGTCATAATAATGCTGTTATGGATAGCTGGAGCAACAAGAAGAGGGTAGTTAGTTAGTCTATAAAAAGATAAAGGGTGTTGAATGACTGTTGATTATACTGTTATTTCCATTTACTCTCTCTGGGATCTCTACCTTAGTTGCATTCCACCGTTGATTTAATTGCATCAACTAATTCTACTACAATCGGTTCGGATTTAATTTTGCTTACTTAAATCAGTGATTAAACGATATGCAGCTCCAATCTATTACACAAATGTTAGTAGAAACTAGCAGAACATGTGTCACCACATTACCAGGGTGCACTCTTGGAGTAAATCAGCCCAGGTTCAGGATAAAACCTCCATCCTAAATCCCTAATCGACTGGTAAGTTGTGTAGTTAGTGTGTTCCCTTAGGctatcttcctttctctttcaaATATCAATGATATTATCCTCAACCTGTGCCTACACTTATAAGGAAATGCACTGACAAACTTGACGCACTATGTTCATTCTAGCTGATAGACATTAGCTAATATGCCATAAAATTCATGATCTTCCTTGAGTAATAACTGACTCATACTGAGAATGCAGGTTTGTTCTTCTTGCCTTCATTTGGCAGAACTTGGCTTATTCTTGCTTTACTTATTTTACTTGAACGTATTTCAGTTGTAAAAAAGTGAGTTTCTTTCGTTGGACAGCTTTTATTGAATTATAAACTCAAGTTTGAGTCCTAGTTTTTTTTAGTGAACTGAACTCATTTCTGTTGGAACTGAAGTTGTTTCAGCTGAAGTGAATCTTGCTAAAGTAAGTTAACAAGTTGAAAAGAACTGACCCCTTGAACAATCagaacataaataaaaacaccCAAGTATGTCACTAAAACATCATCCGCACAAATACATATCTAGACCAACCTCTAAAGATGCTCTTACAAGAGGCCCCCGTCCAGCTCCAACGACCATCAAGACCTGCCAACAAGATAACAGTCAACATTGACCCTGTCCAACCACTTGCATGGCATAAAATACACTTAAAATAACAGGCATGACCTCTCGATTATTGCACTTCAATCGCATTTAATTCAAAATTGCTGGCAGAAAGCATAgacttatttttttatattataaaaatctCACACAAAAGGAGAAGGTAAAGTAGTCTATGTCATTGAAACATGACAACTTACAGAGGTTACGCTAGATGCCTTTTCATCAGGAATCCTGTCCAGCAAAGCCTTACTGACCGCCCTTTGATACTGCCCAAAAAGTCATCAAGCACATAAGGAAAAAATTACTCCCGAGTCTCCATAGAGATTCAAATACTGAGATATAAACAAATAGAAGGCATGAAACGTGAATATTACTTTTGAATCATGAAAATAGTTTCATGTTTCACAGTTTGCTTCCTGGGTCAGGAAGCAAACCTTTGGGTTAAATGGATGATTCTTAAAGTCAATACCAGAAAATCGGAGTTGAATCGGAAAACCTATCCCAAAAACTTTGCTCTCCTCCTCATCTCGACCATTTTTTCTCCGATACTCATCCTACCCCCCCCCCATAACAGCCTCTCTCCGCTCTGAGTGTTCTGCCACAGAAGCCTCTCCTTCCGGTTCTCTCCTTCATCGTGAGCACTTACACTCTACCTTTTCTCCATCTCCTCTTTCGCAACCCACCTTTCATCTCTCTCCTATTTCCTCACTCCTCCATGAATGCTCTCTCTTCTTCCAGCCCCCTCCACCATTTCCTTTCTTCATCCTCCCCCTCCACTGTACTGCACAAATAAGAAGGTGCACCCGGTTGTATGTAGTTCTACATGCAACGTTAAAAGCatattttttttagggtttaaaagcacattttaccGACTTAAAAGCAcacttaaattatttaaaaagcaCATTAAATCCGATTTCAAAACACATCCTTATATATATCTTCCGTTTCTTTTATTTGTAATACTTTTTTTTCATCCGTAACTATGTACTTTAAAACTGTAAAAAGTGcttttaatttgtaaatatgtgcTTTTCGAGGTTTTAACAGTATAAAACGAACTGGTTGCATGTAGTTGTACATGCAACCGGGTGTACCTCCTTTTCTCTTGTTCCCCACTACTAAAGAGATATCATAATCcttatccccccccccccaccgcACATTGCCTTTCTGCAAATCTGATCATCAACAATTGGAAAGAACATGTCTTTTGTTGGTCAGTTTGCCCACCAAAGTTCCAAATCTAGGATTTGTGGTGAAAACCAATTAATGATATAGGTAGAAGAGTATAAAATTTGTTGCACCTTTTCTTGAGTCGCGGTGCTTGACAGGTGCTTGACATGCAATGTACACTGGTGGCAATGGTGGAAGGGAGCAAGTGGATTCAAGTAAGGAAGTGCATGGTAGGTAGGTAGGGGAAGCTGCACCTGGGGAAGGAGAAGACGCAATAGCAACAGTGGTGATGGCCGTGGTTTTTGGTGATGTGAAAGCTATCGTTTTCATCCCTGATAAAGTTTGGGAGAGACACATCTGACCATGTCCTAATTGTTAGAGAAACAAATTGCCAAGGCTTACTACGAGTGGGTCTCACTGCCATCAATTTTCTTAATTCTGTAAAGCTGTCATCCCATATTGAAATGGGCAATTTCAAAACCCAAACCCATTCCAACCTGAAACTCAACCAAACAAGCCTAAATTCCCTTGAAAAACTAATATTGACAACCCCTGATAAGTTGAAGTATAATTGTTTCGAAAATCTAGTGAGCCAAAGGGTCACAAATAACACATTAGCTAATAACACAGGAAATGAATTTGGCAAACTAGATACTTCTCAAACACTGTATACAGAAACTTTTTCCCAATTTATACATCTAAAAAAACAGAATCATCAAGTGAAGCAGTTATTACTTGGTGAGTTGTCAACTTGTCATCAAGCAAATACAGGTTATATTATTGGACAACTTCAAGACAGCAAAAAACATATCAATATTTACAGAAATTTATACATACGGATTATAGACTAAAATGTAAAGTACAATAACAGAAGTAGGACATGAAGAAGTCGTACCTGAAGGTACTTTGCAGTATCCTTCTCAAATGTCTCGTACGTTTGGGCCTCCAAGTTATCCATGAGAGGCTGCAAACAACGAAGTATGTAATTTATCCATTCACAGCAAAGACCAGAAACAAGCAATAATTGTTCTACCTAATCATACGATAACCAACTAAAATGCAATGTGGAATACACAGAAGTTACCTGCAAGGGACTCTGCAAAAAGTCTCTATAACTAAGCTGCAATAATAAAGGTGAAGAACTGATAAGTGCTCTTAAACCTTAAAAATCATTAGAACTAGCATTCGGATAGAATTAAACTGAGGCACTACCTCGTAGAGCTCCTGTTCGGGGAGCGGATCCATCTTTTGGTAAAGATAACCAATATAGTACAAGTATGTTCTCAGAGGATGCCCTAAGTCACCTAAGAAAAAGCTTTCAAAAGTCAAGACAACAAAATATCAATTCAAGGAAACAAAAACTAGAAgtgaaactaattttttttcaatGTTCACCCAAAGCATTGATTGTGCGGCACACCTTGGAGGAACCATACAAAAATGAACCAGAAAAAATAAGTCTTGCAAAACAACTTTCCACACAAAAACCATTGATAAGAAAATAAGGTAACTGGCTCATCAGAAACATAAACAATATGATTATAAGTGAACCTGAAAGGCTAAAACAACGGTCGTTATGCTAATGATGTGAGTCATGTGACAAACCACAACCCAGCAATAAATATGCCATACCTGTACTACTGATTCTGACAGATCAAAAGTTTCTTAACCCCCATATAATAAAAATGCTAAGAAACTCTTAATTATGAGAAGATAAAATTGTTCACAGTTgttgatttcaaaatgatccTCCCTCCCGCCAtcagaaaaccaaaaaaaaaaaaaacaaattgattATTTAACACCCCAGAAGATTAATGATACGTGTCAACAAGATGACAATTTCTGCAATTATGAccattattttgttttgttctgTGTTATGTGATCAGTAAATGCTTAACTTACTGTTAACATCATTAGAAGCATTACTGTTAGCTGATTCCAATGCGCTTACAGGAACAGAGTGTGCCAATCCTCCAGAAATGACTACCTGGTCAAAAGTTTCAAATGCAGACAGAACTCGGTAAAAACGACCACGGGAAGAGAATATCATAATTTGAATTGAAGGGTATTTTACCAGATATCAGTCAAATGAACTAAAAGGTTCCCTAGACAGGCAGAAAAATGTAGTTGGTAGAGTAcatgtttattatttcaaggtcataataatataaaaaactAAGGCCTTTACCATAGATATTTCAGTATACTATAATACTGAATAACAAGAGTGGGCGTACACATAAGAATTCCTAATAGTTGGTGGAAGCTTGTGGAACACTAACACAAGAACATACCATTGAACATTAACTTAGATAATTACCTGTACTGAATGGTTAAAGAACTGAGTGAGTAGCTTCTGATGACGCTTTGATAAGCAAGGGTGTCCACGAGCATTTGAAAGAAAAGACTGACAACAAACAAACATGACAGTGAAAATGCAAATAATACACAGGCAAGACAATTAAGAAGACATACAATCAACTTACATTGGTATGAATAATTGCTGCTCGCACCGGTTCTCCAATCCAGCGACCCAAAGAATTTGTAGAAGGAAGAGAGCCCCTAGTGTTAAGAAAGAAAACAAATCTTACCAATTATAAGTGCATCAAATCAATTAGGACACTCAGTAAAAATGCAGATATTCATCTGTAACTTACAGAACATCGAGTGCAACTGAAAGTTGGCTGTTATGCTCACAGAGAAGACGGAATGAATTCCATGTCTCCCAAGAATCAATTGGATCTCCACCCTGTAGGAGAGCAAGACGAGAGGGTCTGAGTGAAAAGTTCTACAATTGTATCAGTAAGAACTAAGTTTTGCCAGAAGATTCAAAGGAGATTTTGCAGAAGAATCAAAATATTCTTTCAATCTTTCACTGGAAATTCAAGTTTCATAGTTTTCAGAAACAGCTCAGTCAagtaaaaaaaactaatttctCAACCTTATTAATTTCAATTTCTTTTACTccaaattttttctttgccttcAATAGGCACTACACAACAAACACTGAAGGTTTTAGAAACACAACATGCAAACAAAAAAACAGCAAATGTATGCAAAACATCACTTACGTCATAAGGTTTGAAGCCTTCACATGAAGTTCACAACATTTTGTAGCTGCGGCATTACCAATTACATAAAATCTAAACTCCACCTTTGTTTAGTGAGAGACTCAATTGTAAACCAGAAAATCGGTTCCTACCACAACCTCTTTTGGCATTTTGCAGACAGCATATCATAACAGGAGATTTGACCGGTATTTAAAGATAACAGATTCTCGTTACCCTAAAATATCAATTTCAAAACTAACTTCACACTTCTGTGATGGGAGAAGaaaaaaacttcaaatttcCTTTATTTTCTACCCTCCTTTCAATGTTTTAAGGTAAAAAAATGATATTCTGAGGGGTAACAGAATAGTTTATCCCAAGTACATTTTCCTCCATTTCTATGATATCCCAAGTACATTTCTGTGATATCCTCCAAGTACATTTCTACCCTCCATTTCTGTGATATCCCGAGTACATTTTCTTTTCAATGTTGTAAGGTAAATAATTGATATTCTGAGGGATAACAGAATATTTTATCATCTGAAATAGAGGTGTTCGTTATTAAATACCTCCTATAGAAAAGAGTATATTGAACCCAATCTTCTCTTACTGTcaaacaataatataaaataaacatCAGATGGTAGGCTGACTAGGCATATCTACAATTTTACCTCCATCAACTCTCTATTAAACAACCTTCTTCAGATATAGTATGTATGACATCACTTACCAATGATGGATCATCCAAATCATCATCCTCACGCTTTCTTAAAGGTATCCTGAGCCACAACTGTAGTAAAAAGGTAATTAGAAAGTCGAACATATGATACAATCATATAAATGATATTTAGCAACAGAAACAGCTTCAAAAAGTCACCTGCATGTTGTTTGAGCTTTGCAGAATTTGATTCACACACCTCGAATAGTTGGCACATGACTGACCCTTAGGGACTGGAAGAAGGCATGCCTGTTATATGTATGAAAATTCAACACCAAAATTTTTCTTTTTGTAAAGGAAATAAACACAATAATATGAAGAGTGATTCAAATTAACAAACATTATTACATAGACCAGGCCTGTTTATAAAGCAAAAAGGATTTGATTTATGAAGGGAAAGGCTAGACCATTGTAAGGAGCTTCTTGACCGAGGAAAGGCACGCATAAAAGAAGCAACATACAAGCAGAGAACAAGGAAAAATGAAATGTAAAATATTTTCCAGTCTAGCTAAAACACAAAGTCAAACAAATGTTTTTAACTTCAGTATTCATGATCTGAATATCATACAGGACGCCAAAAGTCAAGGTATTGTGCTCCAGGGATTCAACCCATTTCATCCTATCGACAACAGCACAAGAGAAAACACCATAAACAACTTTATGCTTTCATAGTTGAAACTCCTGAATGTCCTGAAATTTCTCTAAACTGGGGAAAAGATAAATTCTTCGAAGCCAAGTGTCACCATTTTCTTCATTATCACATCTCAGTACAgctattaaaataattaaaacagaaATTGCTATGTAGCTTTGCCGATCATGATAGAATTAAGGCCCTGTTTGGTTAAActtcaacttattttgacttatttcagaaaaagaCAAGTACAGACAAAAGGTTCTTTTCCAGACAAGATAAGTTTTTCTCATAcaatttcacacacaaataagacAATTTCAGATAGAATAAGTTTCTTCCAGAGAAAAAGCGTCACCATTTTCCTCATTATCACATCTCAATACTGCTAGTAAATTTCTTTAGAAAGTTGCTATGCAGCTTCGCCAATCACGATAGGATTAAGGACCTGTTTGTTTAAACTTACTTCAACttatttgacttatttcagaaaagataagttcagacaattaagttttttttattttttccaaatAAGACAAGTTTTTCTCCTAcaatttcacacacaaataagacAATTTCAGATGAAATAAGTTTCTTCccgacaaaataagttcagataactagataaataaataaaagataagttcaaacaaaataagtttgAACCAAAGAGAGTCTGAAGGAGGGTTATCGCGGACTGCACATGCAGGTTAAGCACAATAATACACACACATGAGACAGAAGATATCAAGGTCAAACTCAGCCATCTGTTGAGGGAGACAATCACAAACCTGTAGCGAGAGATGGGAAGCCCAAGCTACTTCTTGCTTCAGACAGATCTCAGAATCTCTCCTTAGAATTTCATCATCAGAATCCAAGTCAATCCAAGAGCTGAGCTTGCCTATCATAAAGAATAGAATTAATCACATATGCTATTTTAGCAGATCACAACACAATTAACCACATTGGCTTAAACACAGAAGTGAATCACCATCTTGTTAAAAATGAAATGCAACATTCTTTAGACCAAAAAGAACTGAGCTTATAGATCACAATTCAACGAGAAAATCAGAAATCTCCACAGAATAAAATGAAGAAGTTACATGATCCATAA
This sequence is a window from Spinacia oleracea cultivar Varoflay chromosome 1, BTI_SOV_V1, whole genome shotgun sequence. Protein-coding genes within it:
- the LOC110783941 gene encoding protein arginine N-methyltransferase 1.5; the encoded protein is MPLGERNGDKESRYCGVETDFSNDMPQLLEFNIKGGFDFVLATLVDPAYRPSLESINDLRSGALPVAGSDLVLSPAQWSSHVVGKLSSWIDLDSDDEILRRDSEICLKQEVAWASHLSLQACLLPVPKGQSCANYSRCVNQILQSSNNMQLWLRIPLRKREDDDLDDPSLGGDPIDSWETWNSFRLLCEHNSQLSVALDVLGSLPSTNSLGRWIGEPVRAAIIHTNSFLSNARGHPCLSKRHQKLLTQFFNHSVQVVISGGLAHSVPVSALESANSNASNDVNSDLGHPLRTYLYYIGYLYQKMDPLPEQELYELSYRDFLQSPLQPLMDNLEAQTYETFEKDTAKYLQYQRAVSKALLDRIPDEKASSVTSVLMVVGAGRGPLVRASLEAAKETGRKLKVFAVEKNPNAVITLHSLVKLERWENIVTIVSSDMRHWDAPEKADILVSELLGSFGDNELSPECLDGAQRFLKPDGISIPSSYTSFFQPITSTKLYNDVKVHKDLAHLETPYVVKLHKVARLAPCQPVFTFVHPDNSPSKDNQRYTKLKFDIPGDTGSTLVHGFAGYFDAILYKDVHLGIEPTMATPNMFSWFPIFFPLRTPVCVRPDNPLEVHVWRCSGSTKVWYEWCVASPSPSPIHNSQGRSYWVGL